In Maniola jurtina chromosome 19, ilManJurt1.1, whole genome shotgun sequence, the genomic stretch GTGGTTcaggatttttcaataaattaacaataacaataactacGAATTTTGTTAACGATGAATAGAACTAaagatttttatcaaaattagttcagtttgaaattaaaataacacgTCCAggtagtacttaggtaggtacatatttagaaatattataatttttgtcgATTTTATTGAAGCGGTTAGTCTTCAGTAAGTACCCTGTATTAATTGTCATTTACCTATCATAAAACCAAGGGACcaaactaaatgaaaaaattatataaatgtataaaaagtACAATGCACTCACCATGTTGTGTGTCAGTTCCGTTCTGGCAGAGTTGCAGGCGGTGAGGCTGCGGACTTTCACTGTTACAAAACTTTGGACCACGCGGTATGGTGACCATTAATAATAGAATTTTTGTGTCCTAACAGATGACCACTAGAAAGTAGAAAAATTGGCGTCGATTTTccaaacttttctttttttaaggaAGGTAACTAGTAAGGTTTAGTAAGCTTAGGTAAGTAAggttttaaagtaggtatctgcaccttattcttttaaatattgctaaaaaaggacgaaaaataaattttaaattttactgtACTCTACACAATTTTTACACACAAACAattgggttccgtttttaccattttggtacggaactaTAAAAATGAGTGAAGTAACATCGTAACTTTTCATGGAGCGAGCATCAAGTGAACTTGCAGATTTTTACGACACAGGAAGTCGTCGTTTCGCAGTTTTATGTTTTGGTTCCAGAACCTCCtattgtaagtacttatttacagTGCGATGATCTCAATCATCTCTGATTAGCTGAGACTCCCTTACTATTAACgcagtaatacctacttaatagtcTGTGTTAATAGTTGAGCAATTGCTCAAGCAAATCGCTCTAATGTGATCAACATAgcgatttgaattttgaatcacTTCTGTGCCAAAGTTGCTGAAATCATGCATACGACAATAAGTTAGATATTACTTACTggaaatacctattatattatattagatacctGCCTGATCCGTAAAGATCCCTGGCTCTGCATTAGAAAGGAACCTTcgtaaaaaaattcatagtgCATATAAAAAATAGTTTGGAAAAGCTCCCACCATTTTCATGGACACCTTACCGAAGTACTCATATTATTTTACATCGTTAAGTATATATTGGTATTGCGTAAAATTTCACTTTTAACATCTTTGGAGTGTAACTAAGATGTACGGGATTGTTTTGATGTGGTTATGAATACATTTGTGAATGTTTATCATGTTAAACAAATTCCTTTCAGCATAGTTAATCTAAAATCCGTGGGAAAGTTTAAAAACGAGTTTTGGGTGTGTTTCTAAgttgggtaggtaggtaggaagaTACTTATCTACTATCTTTTTTCTAGATTTTGCCCGCTTATCTAGTTTAGTTAGGTTTAGCTATAGGTACATACTCTACTTACTCGTAGGAGGAATCTATGTACTTAGGTCTCTCTATAGTATCTCTATATTCTCTAGTTTTATCTATAGTCTAggtgagagttctccgtaatttTCTCCAGGGTGTGGAAAAAAGGCACGGTTAATTTtcatagtattttatatttataatatgtacctacttatgtatgtGCTTTTACATTTTGTTTTGTGGATCTGCTGAATAGGTAGTTACATAGGAATTGGCTTGCCAGTTCTCTTTTACATCAATGTATTCGACTTGTACTTAAGGGCAGATTTAAATGGAGAATCCAGGAGCTTCATATTTTGTGCACTTTTTTGTAAAGTGAGATTGGGTTTGTGAAATTCAGAAGAAATGCTTGTCATTGCGCTTTTGCTCGTAAATATTGTATCTGATGCGGATCGAATGTTTTGTCTATTAGCTGGTTGATTGGTTGGTTGACTGGTTTGATGGTTGATTGACTGGCTGGTTTGTTGATCAGTTGACTGGCTAGTTTGGTACGCTTGAACTTGGGTTTGGTGGTGTTCCACTGTAACAATATTTGAAAAAGTTGGCGATGGGTTTAGGGACTTGATATAGcaagccccccccccccccactagatggacggacgacatcaagcgagtggcaaggagccgctggatttcgGCGGCGAAAGACCGtgacgtgtggaagtccttacaagagacataggtatgtccagcagtagacctGTATTGGTTGATGGTGATAATTAATGTTATTATAAACAGATCGCAAGggtaaaaactgactgacttacAAACACGTCGTATAACTACTTCAAGCCTATGCTCGATGATCGTCCCGACCAGTAGGAATAGCACAATCGCCAGAATTATTGGGCCGTAGAAGCTCCATTCCATAGGTCAGTCTCTTGAGTAACTAGGTACACTGTACACACACACTATGTAGAtagtagttattattttattttacctagaAGTAGACGTTTTCATTAAGAAACTATAGTACATTGCCCGGCAAATAACTTGCACCTGAACCTGGATGGACCTGAAGGAGCGGGAGAAGTGGGTGAAAATTGGCGAATCCAGAAAACGAAAGTTGACGTATcgaccaatcgcgtgcactcgcGCCGACTTGATCAACCAATTGCGTGTACCCGCCATTCGCGTTAGGACTCAacttgtttgccgggcactgtaaTTTGACCGACTATGTACCTtacttacctaagtagttaGTTAGCAATTTTTAGttatgtaggtagttaggtatcttATGAATTTTTCATATTTGGTTTGCGATCATGGCTTTTACTTACAGAGCCATTTAATCTCGAAATGGTTCTGGAAGAGCCAGTGACGAATTTTCAGACCAATGATTCTTCATCTATAATAGTGAAATTCATGCATAATTCATGGGTAAGTGTTGAAGAGACTGTTGTCAAGCTGATGAAGTTGATGACATAACTTTGACatagttaataactaataaattatttttgttgattAATTTGTTGTGATTCTACTTGTGAATTGTCAAATAGTTACATAGTGAAACCAATGACTGGAAACAACAGTAAACACCTTGCACTTTAAGATTagcaatcattattatttatttgcggATTTGCGACTTTTGCGAATAAAATATTGGTATTTTTCTTGaaactttatataaaaaaagatttttaattaagaaaaataatataatctagcAACCCTATAAAACCgccatttttgttttcaatgctGTCATCTGTGGCTGTATGTAAATATGTCATGCTGTCAAGTGTCAATGGTTCAATGTCATTTCACTGGTTGCGTTGCagccactgacctctactaatacaagctGGATTTGCTATTGCTGACcttatttttatacctattttttgaaataactagATTATCGCCAATTTGGCggtgatagcagcagtgagtcatagataatatactattaattttttttttttttatatattaaccAAAAAACCAACCATATTGGTTACAGTGAGCGTTATGCGAGTGTACttggaattaaaaaaagtagGAAAAGACTATATTTTGAcacaaagttttaattttaattccctGTATGACCGTACTGACCGTACGTTCGATTCGTACTGGCACTTAACCTTATCTAGTGTACTTGTGTGTCGATTAATATCTGTGGTTGCAGTTTGTGAATGTCATTCATTTTGCGTTGGCGTTGGCGTTTTCATTCATATTCATTAATCCATTTTCATTTTCTCACAAGTCACAACTAACGTAAAGTTGTTATTACTTTTTAGATAAACAAACAATTATCAAACTTTGTCGTTAACAAGATAAAATTCCTGAGATAAACCAGTAAACGTATTGTTTACTTCGTCTAGAAAAAATCTCCATTTCAATCCATTTTGGTAGGTAAGttaaaacatgtttttatagtttttactCAAGTTGCATTTAATTAGCATTAATTTAGCAGTGTTAATGGTAATCGTTATTGAGAATATTCAAATTTCATACGCCAGAAAGTGTTTCGATGTATGATATAATCGTTGAAAGGTGAAATTACAGAAATTATTTAACCTTGCATTCAGCTTAGGTGTTTGAAAGTTGTTAGGATAGCAAGTGTTCAGTTTCTCTATACATGCCGTCAGTAGCTATcgtgtgatatttaattagcaGTCAtgagttttttatttaagtctGCAGTGTGCCTCACAATGGTGGCTGaaagtatgtatttattattactgaTTACTGTATCTCTTCGAACTAATTTCTCAGTCTCTAGAACAATAAAGTGATCGCGTAGTAAATCACTGTATTATTATGTTCGCGACTTCTTCCACATATTTTAAGTCccctataggtttcttcacagacacaaacagacagacaacgaagtgatcctataagggttccatttttccgtTTGAGATATGGAATGAATCAAAGGATAATATCAAAGGATGTATATTATTTTCAGGCACTTTACACAGAAGCTACCCGCGCAGTATGTCTAACTCAGCACTAACATCAGAGGCACAGCTGCGCTACATGCTGCAGTGGTTTGGGGAGTTCAGTGAACTGCAAAGAGAGGACTTCCTGCCCATCCTAGCTGCAGCGCAGTCTGGCAAACCTGACCAGCTGGCTGCTACCCTTGCCTCTATGTCTTGTGATGACaagcctgtcagtctgtttcaATGCAGGGTAAGTCAATAAGATACTGTAGTATCTCCAtagtctatcacactaatattataaaggcgaaagtttgtgtgtatgtgtgtatgtgtgtatgtttgttactccttcacgcaaaaccactggacggatttggctgaaattcagaatggagatagataatatcctggattagcaaatagtCTACTttaaatcccggaaaatcaaagagttaactcgggatttcgaaaaacctaaattcacgtggacgaagtcatgggcgtcagctagtagtttatacATTGATCCCGGAGAGCAAAATGATGTTTCGTGAGTTGCCTGTTTTTTAACGCTCTTTGATAGTAATGTGGTGCAATcgatacttactaataaatactaACCAATACTGATAATATAGagaaaacaaaatgtgttgaaaataattcaaatgaaataagtatgGGCTGATTCTCAATTTTTGAgttgtacatacctactattgaAAAATTcctaaggtatttttttttttttgtcacttACTTTATTCTTTAAGGctttcaaaattaatgattagTGCTACTTTTTTATCTCGTAACTAGACATTTTGTAGATAATATATATTACTCATTATGCACGAAATACTATTTTATTAAGAATTTTTAtctgaatttaataaaaattaaataagttggACCTGAAGCAGGGTAGTAGGAGAAAGTTagcgaatccgggaagcgaaagtcgacgtatcaaccaatcgcgcgTACTCGCCATTCACCAGTCAATCGCATCAAAGCTCAATTTTTTTGCTGAGCAATGTATCACTGTTTAATTTAAtatctatataatttttaaattacgtaTGGATTTTCAGATCAAACTATTTAACGAATGGTTCCCAACATGGGCAGAAGAAGACAGAGATAGACTAATAACAGCCGTAACTGAAATGGACCCTGACTTCGGCACCAAGTTACAAGACGCGCTCTCTAACCCCACAGTAGTCAACGGCGACGCAAGTTACAAGCTAGAAAATGTGTCTAATGAAGAGGAAGAGAAGAGTGAAGAGTTACAAGACACCAGAGCAGTGTCACAGGAGAATGTAAATGTGGAAATTGCTGCTGCTTCCTAAAACGCACACAGTACAATCTATGCATCAAATGTAAGTTTTATATTACAGAAGTCtcaatcccacttctgatgttgatcgaactacattattattagcaaGTTTTGAATCGGATCCTTTGAAATTATCCAAAATGTACAAATTTTTAATCTCTGcctcaaaaagtaaaaaaaaacactcacaATTCCACTGATGTCGATCAAACAACAGTGAAATGAGTCTTCTAAAAAATGCACAAAACTTTCAATCTGTGAAATGTTTTTGAATAATAAAGCAAGTTCCATTTTTTATCCAACTTCTGATATTGGTAGGGAAGTTTCCAAAATCGGCTGCTCGTGTCATAAATAAACGCTAACTATAGTGAGCAAGTTTTGCGTAAGATACTAGGTTATATTCGAGGCACTAAGGGCTGGTATACATTCGGCGTTTAAGCGATTCTGCTATTCGAGCAATATACACTAATACCAactgtatttaataaaatacttatttggtAACATAACATTATTAGAATACGGCttgtaattagaacgctagcaaaaacgaaaattGATGATTACCGATGtgatatcacaaaaaaatcgcGGAAAAAAATCTTGTGTTTTTTATAAGTTTGCAATATATTGGCAATAAAACATTtggctgacgctagaggtcaacgaacgttgtaTAGATAGGTGCGCAGGGTAATCCCGCGTCGTAAATAGGGCACTGACTTCGAGTTTTGCACATTGCGGGTTCGAAAAATACCAAATCACTAACACTACAACGATAAAACAAATGGTTGTttgtattggattgtgtttaggtactAAGTTAGGATCTAAGTTTTTGCTAAATTAAACCCTGTATAGGTAgttttgtgtttgtgtgttttcAATACTAAAAGCTTTTTTCTATGTTATCGTTTCCAAGAAAACATTCTTTAGGAAACACTGCAACTACCTAAAACAGTAGAAATAATGTCCTTTGCAAAAAAAACGCCCAATTTGCACTGGCCCTaatatttaaaagtattattactatttattttacattttatagtaaaatatttttcatacatttcTTGAGGCTTATTTgcctattttttaaataatcataGATGTGTTTATATTGGTACATAGTGTACCTGATTTAGATcttattaactattattattaaaataagtcATACCGTCTCACTGACACGGCTCCTGAGGTAAGGCGTGGattgcgggagggtgacagttgacGTAAAACTCAAGGAATTCAATATCTCTGTCTCACTGCCACAACCTGCACCCTGTCCTACGAACCGTCTAGGTCAAACGGTATGTCTGTAGTATAAGgcagattttttaaaagtatatagtattttcttttataaaaatttcaaacagTACAAGtaatggtttttaatttttataaatgaagCTCACGTTTTAAGAGGGGTtgctccgtcactcgctccatataaacgtagtttaGCTTTCATTTGTATACTGACCTATTAAACTCAATGTGGATATTGTTATGTTCGAGGAACCTACATCTGAGGTTTCCaaatttccattaaaatattcagtttcaaagttactttAAACTAGTTGTTTGGTTTGGTTAAACTAGTTGATtggtttatattcaaattagaaccaaaattgtatggaacgagtgaagATTTCCCTGTTAAGGTTTATTCTTTGTATAACATTCCATATTTTACACAAAGTAGGACTTGAATCTCGATTTatatactaaataaaatatacaaggtCTACGTGTATAAACTTCCCTTATATCTATACATTCTAAGTTACAATGTTACATAAAGTAtgtaacatttaaaataaactaagtagATCACAAATTATTATACCATACCAAGAATGTACtaacaaattttaaaactactaccaaaataattttacgCCAATTTTAATGTGTTTTCTAAAGTTTTAATGTCTCAAAATTGGTAGATAATTCAATATTAATATGATGAAGTCATTGAATTACCTAAATTATCATTTTTTCTGCCTACAATCTTTATAGTCGATGAGTGGTGGTTTAAATATACTTCAGGTGTATATAAAAGTTTATCAAAATTTTTATatcatgtaaaataaaattgttccaAAGATGGATGAATAAATgaagtacaaaaataatttgtgcCAACgtactattatatttttactgaaTAATCAATTCCTAAAAATACTGTATAAAAATTTGTAATCCATAGCTCAATTGCTAGAACATTCCAGCTTCTATATCCAAAGagcttttgtatttttattttttaatattttctatttttagagCCTTCCAGGATCTGTAGATAGACCTataaacatattaataaaaaaacttttttgaaaaatgatTTCTTTGACAGTTTGTCACTAGAAAATTATAgtgttatataaattataaaatatttacatgtaTTGAGCCATCAAAAGTATTTGATGTCGTCTCTTATACTATAACTTTATTACATAACGGATAAGGGTAAGATCTCACTAGCGATTTTTGTCGACGCGCGTCGCGACTTCAATGTAATTGTCATTTTCAAACTAGGTAGCACTTCAAGaattcctttcttagtgagggtctacgttatagagtTGTTGTAGAGGGTCTACGTTTTGTTAAAGTTTCCCAAGTTTCTAGACCTACATACTGGTTTGAGCTGTGATGTTGATGCGTgagatgtcagtcagtcagtagtgCGATATGTCGCTAGTGTAATCTTATACTTTGGGATGGTTCGAGTGATAGAAAGGTGCTGGAGTTACGGTGCATCCAGACTATATAACAGATTGTGTTTTAAGTTATAATACTGTCTATGTATTATAACATTTTTCACTATGTATTGAACATGTTTGTATAACTTGTTAAGAAGTGTGAACTGTGAATACATATTGTTCTATAACAATGTTACATTATCTGGATGCACCTTAGGGTGATCTAGATTTATAGAGctaactttaactttgctcagacagcGTTATATTGCTGACCTGAAACTTAGagagcaaattcaaagtagcTTTATAGATCTCGTCCTTAATTATTGTGAGTGATGGAAGGAATTTTTGGTAATTTTGTCAAATCATAGAAAGTAATATATTACTTCTTAGTATTCTGCTAGTTTTATTTTCTAACATAAGGATGCGTTCTCAGTGAAGAGGAACGGACATGATGACATCTAACAATGAATGGTAAAAATAgttatagtatgcgacaggtcaagatggcaatcggcaTAGTGATTATATTCTATTAGGCAATCGGCGttgggatgccccgcacacccgcgctaatCCCGTGCGGGGTAGcccgggtgacgtgcgggtgtgcggggtgtacccccgcctcataccccgattgccatctcgacctgtctcctactataggtaggtaggtactataggtaGGTCTTCACTCTGTTGGATTCCATCAACTGAGAAGTTAGTTatcgtgtataaattttcaGAAAGAACTTGCCACATTTGCTTACTGTAAACTGtcatattaaaagtaaaattttattaagttgATGCTTAAAATATCTAAGGTTAAACATGAGTTTAGCCTTAGAGTTAGATTTAtggtattactagctgatgcccgcgacttcgttcgcgtggatgtagtttttaaaaatcccgtgggaactctttgattttccgggataaaacgtagcctatgtgctaatccagggtataatctatctccattctaaatttcagcccaatccgtccagtagtttttgcgtgaaggagtaacaaacatacacacacatacacacacacatacaaactttcgcctttataatattagtgtgatagtgtgatgacgGTTGTGGGCTGTGGCTCGTCTGAATGAACTCTAACCGTGTTGATTTATTCagtggtaggtataatataatgtatttataTA encodes the following:
- the LOC123875271 gene encoding uncharacterized protein C14orf119 isoform X1, whose product is MSFLFKSAVCLTMVAESTLHRSYPRSMSNSALTSEAQLRYMLQWFGEFSELQREDFLPILAAAQSGKPDQLAATLASMSCDDKPVSLFQCRIKLFNEWFPTWAEEDRDRLITAVTEMDPDFGTKLQDALSNPTVVNGDASYKLENVSNEEEEKSEELQDTRAVSQENVNVEIAAAS
- the LOC123875271 gene encoding uncharacterized protein C14orf119 homolog isoform X2, whose product is MSNSALTSEAQLRYMLQWFGEFSELQREDFLPILAAAQSGKPDQLAATLASMSCDDKPVSLFQCRIKLFNEWFPTWAEEDRDRLITAVTEMDPDFGTKLQDALSNPTVVNGDASYKLENVSNEEEEKSEELQDTRAVSQENVNVEIAAAS